One window of Nymphaea colorata isolate Beijing-Zhang1983 chromosome 1, ASM883128v2, whole genome shotgun sequence genomic DNA carries:
- the LOC116246288 gene encoding uncharacterized protein LOC116246288, translated as MIEGSPNCLSLAWQNTSAMSGFSSLAPKMKNLIVAGGLTGFVTGVYFYTMRAVGGTDELQMAIDKFEEQKNKVEVDAQKS; from the coding sequence cCTTTCACTTGCTTGGCAGAATACATCAGCTATGTCGGGGTTTTCTAGCTTGgcaccaaaaatgaaaaaccttATTGTTGCTGGAGGCTTGACTGGATTTGTCACGGGAGTATATTTTTACACCATGAGAGCTGTAGGTGGCACAGATGAGTTGCAGATGGCAATCGACAAATTTGAGGAGCAGAAGAATAAAGTTGAAGTTGATGCTCAAAAGTCATGA